A window of the Desulforapulum autotrophicum HRM2 genome harbors these coding sequences:
- a CDS encoding NAD-dependent epimerase/dehydratase family protein, whose product MGVPILLKQVLVTGATGMVGRSLVNALLKKGYCVRALVRKKVDEDILPARVEQVTGDITDAASVCSAMAGVCFVFHLAARLHVNNPSPDQKEQYQGVNVTGTLNVIEAASSARVDRIIFFSTISVYGAGKNNQAVDEGSETMPDTLYARTKLKAEQLIDQFCADRSGAPEVTILRLASVYGAGVKGNYRLMINAVQKGGFIFLGNGNNCRTLVHEEDVAAAAILAAEHPMARGKIYNVTDGTTHTVKAIVGAIARALERQPLELHVHETIIRAILNLLELSLFQGLPGVEKIGYMINKMNEHVAVRGEKIQQDLGFVPQWGLDRGMKQALKEGRSKP is encoded by the coding sequence ATGGGGGTACCAATTCTTTTGAAGCAGGTGCTTGTCACAGGGGCAACAGGAATGGTTGGTCGATCCCTTGTCAATGCCCTTCTGAAAAAAGGGTATTGTGTCCGGGCACTGGTACGGAAAAAAGTGGATGAAGACATTCTGCCCGCCCGGGTTGAACAGGTTACAGGGGATATCACAGATGCTGCAAGTGTCTGTTCTGCAATGGCAGGGGTCTGTTTTGTATTTCATCTTGCCGCCCGCCTCCACGTGAATAATCCATCGCCAGATCAGAAGGAGCAGTACCAGGGTGTTAATGTGACTGGTACGTTAAATGTGATTGAGGCCGCAAGTTCTGCAAGGGTTGACCGCATTATCTTTTTCAGCACCATTTCAGTCTATGGGGCTGGTAAAAACAACCAGGCTGTGGATGAAGGATCGGAAACAATGCCAGATACCCTGTATGCCCGTACAAAATTAAAGGCAGAACAACTGATTGATCAGTTCTGTGCAGACCGTTCAGGTGCGCCCGAGGTGACTATTCTGCGCCTTGCCTCTGTCTATGGTGCAGGGGTGAAAGGCAATTACAGGTTGATGATCAACGCCGTGCAAAAGGGGGGATTCATCTTCTTGGGTAATGGGAATAATTGCCGAACCCTTGTCCATGAAGAGGATGTTGCCGCGGCAGCAATTCTTGCTGCCGAACACCCGATGGCTAGAGGCAAAATCTACAATGTGACGGATGGCACCACACATACGGTCAAAGCCATTGTAGGGGCCATTGCACGAGCCCTTGAAAGACAACCTCTGGAACTCCATGTCCATGAAACAATTATCCGGGCAATATTAAACCTGCTGGAATTGTCGTTGTTTCAAGGGTTGCCAGGGGTCGAAAAAATAGGATATATGATTAATAAAATGAATGAGCATGTTGCCGTCCGAGGAGAAAAAATCCAGCAGGATCTCGGGTTTGTTCCCCAATGGGGGCTGGACCGTGGAATGAAGCAAGCGTTGAAAGAGGGTCGGAGTAAACCGTGA